In Dysidea avara chromosome 3, odDysAvar1.4, whole genome shotgun sequence, a single window of DNA contains:
- the LOC136251090 gene encoding uncharacterized protein, producing MNMGSTWILFPGEVSFNRRNGDRIGQVRLLQYRCNDGNLSKVQFVEIYRGNTRSRLIFLPKENVGTVYPGDNIANDEEHSYIKALLFATYTVLSAIGIVFACVMLIFNLWFRKQP from the exons ATGAACATGGgttcaacatggattctattccca GGAGAAGTAAGTTTTAACAGAAGAAATGGTGACAGAATTGGACAAGTTAGACTCCTCCAATATAGAT GTAATGATGGAAACCTGTCAAAAGTACAGTTTGTAGAAATATACAGGGGTAACACCAGGTCAAGATTGATATTTCTACCTAAAGAAAATGTTGGTACAGTCTATCCAGGAG ATAACATTGCTAATGACGAAGAACACAGTTATATTAAAGCATTACTTTTTGCTACTTACACAGTTTTGAGTGCAATTGGAATTGTGTTTGCCTGTGTCATGTTGATTTTTAACTTGTGGTTCAGAAAACAACCGTAA